A single region of the Herpetosiphon gulosus genome encodes:
- a CDS encoding helicase-related protein produces MQIPYVIDNIEQRLADVLRYLLSRASDQSLDIATAYFSIRGFEHVRHELETTGQVRLLLGDKPVAADDLGMRPDSSAFLRHELNAEAFTERTLRLVEQLIRFLRRDEVAVRLYTGLLAGEKGRRAFLHAKCYLLYGRLPDANIFDPLTPIVGIVGSSNFTGPGLVSNHELNLVHKTLLTDAELDDAEAKATVAQHAAQLSAAPLELEHERMLKSEIGTRAILDLSRWYEQQWQHALDYKEQLIELLENSKFGGREYSPYEIYMKALYTYFKDDLAERDQQPATRSAVELAEFQEDAVRKARRILAQYDGAIVADSVGLGKTWIGKKLLEDYAYHQRQKALVICPASLRGMWERELRSATIAAQVLTQERLGLDEFDGREFFDVDLILVDEAHNFRNKRAKRYQQLELLLAANGRRGRSGSRKKLILLTATPINNNIFDLYNQINLFTGNDRSYFASAGIGDLYKYFLAARRESLEAGSIRIFNLLEEVVIRRTRQFIRRAYPEALIHGEPIRWPTRQLHSVEYDLQAAYSGLYQNIIGSIEGLHLAHYNLEAYKLRPSDQDEFELGRQAALVGIFKSRFLKRLESSIEAFRISIRRSLAFVKTFAEYVQDGIVLDSGSFQQAMRLLEADEEDSDDSTPSSQASALDEHAAASLIIAKLPKLEASKYDRRRLHRALQADIDALNEIWHAIKHIQASHDAKLLQLQNLLANQLNGCKVVIFTYYKDTARYVYQALTEASNAEWLASLGNPTIRRIDSSVKTSDRARIVSHFAPRASNQPELVGTSDEVQILIATDVLSEGHNLQDCGHLLNYDLHWNPTRMVQRAGRIDRLGSNFDLLHVYNMFPERELEALLGLVRSLTSKIDLINQTGFLDASVLGEVVTPRDFNTLKRIADEDHSVIEEQESFLELASSESLFAELQNVLATDAQRWLTDLDDGIHSGIERRNAKGLFFYFTAPRDGSTAHFWRYYDLEKQTITDNRYTIMQLIACSPDTPRFAPPYTEVDIFAIHDTILNSILRDVQQQVTATVVDKIVAPEQNVIAQLLHNNLAQPGVDRGEVRELRKMLKEPQVGAVVQRLRKALNRYNADNDLIAVLHVLRELYQTQGRSSVEPSGPVSTITRDDLTLVCYEYIYA; encoded by the coding sequence ATGCAAATTCCCTATGTGATTGATAATATTGAGCAGCGTCTAGCCGATGTGCTGCGCTATTTGCTCAGCCGAGCGAGCGACCAATCGCTGGATATTGCCACAGCCTATTTCAGCATTCGCGGCTTTGAACACGTGCGCCACGAGCTGGAAACCACGGGCCAAGTGCGCTTGCTGCTGGGCGATAAACCGGTGGCGGCTGATGATCTGGGCATGCGCCCCGATTCGAGCGCGTTTTTGCGCCATGAACTGAACGCCGAAGCCTTTACTGAACGCACCTTGCGCTTGGTCGAACAGCTGATTCGCTTTTTGCGCCGCGACGAAGTTGCCGTGCGTTTGTATACAGGCTTGTTGGCTGGCGAAAAAGGCCGCCGCGCCTTTTTGCATGCTAAATGCTATTTATTGTATGGGCGCTTGCCGGATGCCAATATTTTTGATCCGCTTACGCCGATTGTGGGCATCGTGGGCAGCAGCAATTTCACTGGGCCAGGCTTGGTCAGCAATCATGAATTAAATTTGGTGCACAAAACCCTGCTCACCGATGCCGAGCTTGATGATGCTGAAGCCAAAGCCACGGTTGCCCAACATGCCGCCCAACTGAGTGCTGCGCCGCTTGAACTTGAACATGAACGCATGCTCAAAAGCGAAATTGGCACGCGTGCCATCCTCGATCTTTCGCGTTGGTATGAGCAACAATGGCAGCATGCGCTCGATTATAAAGAACAATTGATCGAACTGCTGGAAAACTCCAAATTTGGTGGGCGCGAATATAGCCCCTACGAAATTTACATGAAAGCGCTGTATACCTATTTTAAAGATGATTTAGCTGAGCGCGACCAACAGCCAGCCACCCGTTCGGCGGTTGAGCTAGCCGAATTTCAAGAAGATGCAGTGCGCAAGGCGCGGCGCATTTTAGCCCAATACGACGGTGCAATTGTTGCCGATTCGGTGGGCTTGGGCAAAACCTGGATTGGCAAAAAACTACTGGAAGATTACGCCTACCATCAGCGCCAAAAAGCCTTGGTGATTTGTCCGGCCTCGCTGCGTGGGATGTGGGAGCGCGAATTGCGCAGCGCCACGATTGCCGCCCAAGTGCTGACCCAAGAACGACTGGGCCTCGACGAATTTGATGGCCGCGAGTTTTTCGATGTTGATCTGATTTTGGTCGATGAAGCTCACAACTTTCGCAACAAACGCGCCAAACGCTACCAACAACTTGAGCTGTTGCTGGCGGCCAATGGGCGACGCGGGCGCAGCGGCAGCCGCAAAAAGCTGATTTTGCTCACCGCCACCCCAATTAACAACAATATTTTCGATCTCTACAACCAAATTAACCTGTTTACGGGCAACGACCGCAGCTACTTTGCTTCGGCAGGTATTGGCGATTTATACAAATATTTTTTAGCTGCGCGGCGCGAATCGCTGGAAGCTGGTTCAATTCGCATCTTCAACCTGCTCGAAGAAGTGGTGATTCGCCGCACCCGCCAATTTATTCGACGAGCCTACCCCGAAGCGCTAATTCATGGCGAGCCAATTCGCTGGCCAACCCGCCAACTGCACAGCGTCGAATACGATTTACAAGCGGCCTACAGCGGCTTATATCAAAATATTATTGGCTCAATCGAAGGCTTACACCTAGCGCACTACAACCTTGAAGCCTACAAACTGCGCCCAAGCGACCAAGACGAATTTGAGCTTGGGCGGCAGGCGGCCTTGGTTGGTATTTTCAAAAGTCGCTTTCTCAAACGGCTCGAATCGAGCATCGAAGCCTTTCGGATTTCGATTCGGCGCTCGTTGGCCTTTGTCAAAACCTTTGCCGAATATGTGCAAGATGGGATTGTGCTTGATTCGGGTTCGTTTCAGCAGGCCATGCGCTTGCTCGAAGCCGACGAAGAAGATAGCGACGATAGCACGCCCAGTTCGCAGGCCTCGGCACTTGATGAGCATGCCGCCGCTAGCCTGATTATTGCCAAACTGCCCAAACTTGAGGCTAGCAAATACGATCGGCGGCGTTTGCATCGGGCTTTGCAAGCAGATATTGATGCGCTGAACGAAATTTGGCATGCAATTAAACACATTCAAGCCAGCCATGATGCCAAATTGCTACAATTGCAAAACCTGCTTGCCAACCAACTCAACGGCTGCAAAGTCGTGATTTTTACCTATTACAAAGATACAGCCCGCTATGTGTATCAAGCCCTGACTGAGGCAAGTAATGCTGAATGGCTGGCCAGCCTTGGCAATCCAACGATTCGCCGCATCGATAGCAGCGTCAAAACGTCTGATCGAGCGCGAATCGTTAGCCATTTTGCGCCACGTGCCAGCAACCAACCCGAATTGGTTGGCACAAGCGACGAAGTACAAATTTTGATCGCCACCGATGTGCTTTCCGAAGGCCATAATTTGCAAGATTGCGGCCATTTGCTCAACTACGATTTACACTGGAACCCAACGCGCATGGTGCAACGGGCAGGCCGGATCGATCGGCTTGGCTCGAATTTCGATCTGTTGCATGTGTACAATATGTTTCCTGAGCGCGAACTCGAAGCGTTGCTGGGCTTGGTGCGCAGCCTAACCAGCAAAATCGATTTGATCAACCAAACGGGCTTTTTGGATGCCAGCGTGTTAGGCGAAGTCGTTACGCCGCGCGATTTCAATACGCTCAAACGCATCGCCGACGAAGATCATAGCGTAATTGAGGAACAAGAATCATTTTTGGAGCTAGCGAGTAGCGAATCATTATTTGCTGAATTGCAAAATGTGCTAGCGACCGATGCCCAACGCTGGCTTACCGACCTTGATGATGGGATTCATTCGGGGATTGAGCGTCGTAATGCCAAAGGCCTGTTTTTCTATTTTACTGCACCGCGTGATGGCAGCACCGCCCATTTTTGGCGCTACTACGACCTTGAAAAACAAACGATTACCGATAATCGCTACACCATTATGCAGCTGATCGCCTGTAGCCCAGATACGCCACGCTTTGCCCCTCCCTATACTGAAGTCGATATTTTCGCCATCCACGACACCATTTTGAACAGCATTTTGCGCGATGTGCAGCAACAAGTTACGGCGACGGTAGTCGATAAAATCGTTGCGCCAGAACAAAACGTGATCGCCCAATTGCTCCACAACAATCTTGCGCAGCCTGGCGTTGATCGCGGTGAAGTGCGCGAGTTGCGCAAAATGCTCAAAGAGCCACAAGTTGGCGCAGTCGTGCAACGCTTGCGTAAAGCACTCAATCGCTACAACGCCGACAACGATCTGATTGCAGTGCTTCATGTATTGCGTGAACTTTATCAAACCCAAGGCCGCAGCAGCGTCGAGCCAAGCGGCCCTGTTAGCACGATCACCCGCGACGACTTGACCTTGGTGTGCTATGAGTATATTTATGCCTAG
- a CDS encoding DUF559 domain-containing protein encodes MDRLQIPYKLAQQIQAIAQTFRKEATPSEAILWDAIRGRKLDRRKFRRQHPIGSFLVDFICFEEMLIVEVDGAIHAEQYEADAERQALLECLGYRVLRLSADRVEHDLPNALAAIREMLSE; translated from the coding sequence ATGGATCGTTTGCAGATTCCTTATAAACTTGCCCAACAAATCCAAGCGATTGCTCAGACCTTTCGTAAAGAGGCAACCCCGAGCGAAGCAATATTGTGGGATGCGATTCGAGGGCGGAAGCTTGATAGACGGAAGTTTCGGCGACAACATCCAATAGGCAGTTTCCTTGTCGATTTTATCTGTTTCGAGGAAATGCTAATTGTCGAGGTTGATGGAGCAATTCATGCCGAACAATATGAGGCCGATGCTGAACGCCAAGCCTTGTTAGAATGCTTGGGCTATCGGGTATTACGCCTGAGTGCTGATAGGGTTGAACACGATTTACCCAATGCACTAGCAGCAATTCGGGAGATGTTGAGTGAATGA